The window GGCACCACGACGCTGCGTGCCGTAGATCCGGTCACCGATCTCCAGTTTGCTGATCGGCTTCGTGCGCCCGTCGGCCATGAGGATCGGCGTCTCGCCCGAGAGGCAGTAGACGCACGCATGGGAGCAGCCGCGGTAGGGGTTGATCGTCCACTCGAACGGGACCCGGGACGTGCCGGGCACCTTGTTGATGATCGACTTGGCCTGCACCTCGTAGAACGTCATGCCGGCGAAGCCCGGCGTGTCGAAGGTGCGGGCGACCGCTCCGGGCAGCGCCAGCGGCAGGGGTGGTGTCGCCGGCGCTGCCCGGTCGGGGACTCCCTCGTCCGGGGGAGCGGCGAGGTTGTCCCAGCGCATGGCCCTCATTCGAACACGCGTACGAGCGGAACGCAAGCGACCCGCGGTGTTCCCGCCCACCTCGCGGCACCGCACGCGCCCGGCGGGTGGAGGATGGAGGGCATGGAGAGGTCGACGTTCGTCTACGACGGGGACTGCGCGTTCTGCACCCGGTGCGCCGAGTTCATCGACCGGCGCATCCCGACGGGCGTGCGGGTGGTGCCGTGGCAGTTCGCCGACCTCGACGCGCTGGGCCTGAGCGAGGCCGAGTGCGAGGAGGCGGTGCAGTGGGTGGGCGCCGACGGGTCCCGCGCGGCCGGTCCGGATGCCATCGCCAGGCTGCTCCGCGACAGCGGTCCGCTCTGGCGGGTCGCGGGCGCCGGCCTCGCCTTCCCGCCGGTACGCGCCGCCGCCTGGCCCGCGTACCGCTGGGTGGCCCGGAACCGGCACCGGCTCCCCGGCGGCACGGCCGCCTGCGCGCTGCCGCAGGAGGCGCGGGAGCGCCTCTACGGACCGTCCGGTCGCCCGGCCGCCGACGCCTGACCCGCGAGTGCCGGCGCGGCGCCGGCGGGCGCTGCGGTGTCCCGTCCCCGGCGGGTGAGCAGCCGGCGCGCCCAGACCACCGGCCGGACCCGCTCCAGCGGCAGGAAGCTGGTCATCGCCGCCAGGTGCGGGGCGAACGAGATCGTGATGGTCGCGACGGTGACCAGGTGGAACGAGTAGAAGAAGCCCACCGTGGCCAGCCGCCAGCGTTCCTTGAGCAGGAACACCACCGGGCTGAACAGCTCGAACGCGACGATGCCGAACTGGGCGACGATCAGCAGATACGGCACCGAGGCGACCAGGTCGGCCAGCTCGGTGCCGCGCCGGAGGATCGCCCGGGCCAGCACCGAGCCGGTCAGCCAGTCCAGTCCGCCGAAGCGCAGCTTGGCCCAGGCGGCCAGGAAGTACGTGCAGATGACCGCGATCTGGGTGACCCGTAGCGCCCATCCGCCCGCCTCGGTGCGGGTGGTGTCGCCGTGCCGGGCCCGGCCGGCGGTGGGCAGCACGGCCAGCGCGACGAGCAGGCCGAACCGGTCGTGGTCGACCTTGCCGTAGCTCATCGCGACGATCATCCACTCGAAGTAGAGCGCGAAGACCGCCCAGCCGAGCAGGCGTGGTGCCCGGCCGGTCGCGGCGAGCAGGGCGAGCAGCAGCAGGGCCCAGAAGACGACGGTGACCAGCGTCTGGGTCGGCGTCGGCAGGGGCAGCACCCGACCGACCAGCAGCGGCTGGTAGAGCTCGCCGGGCACCGCCACCCGGGTGCGTACCCAGGGCGTGAAGACGACCAGGTCGGCGGCGACGAAGAGGTAGATCAGCGTGCGGAAGGCGGCCACCCGGCCGCGGGGCACCGCCTCGGTCAACCAGCGGCTCATCGGTCCGCCTGCCAGGCGACCACGGTCTCGTCGGTCCAGCGGCCGGTGGGTCGCCCGTCGCGGATGCCGTGCCAACGGATGACGATGCGGACCTCGACCAGCTCCGCCGCCTCCGGGTGGCGCTCGGCGTACGCGTCGGCGACCTCGGCGAGCAGCGTGGGGTCGGCGGCGTAGCGGCTCTGCTGGCCCTCGATCTCGGCCCGGCGGATGCCGGTGGCCCGCTCGCCCAGGTCGACGACCGCTCCGCTGCTGTCCACGCCCTCGACGCGGGTGTCCGGGGCGGGGGAGTTCGGCGGGTTGGACGTGGAGTACATCCGGAACGGGCCGAACGGGAAGTGGTCGTCGGTGCCCCAGGCGGTGCCGGCCACCAGGACGGCCAGGCCGAGGGCGGTGACGGCGAGCCGGACGGCGCGACCGCGGGTGGTCAAGGTTTCCATCGGGTCGTGACGATACGGGATGTACCGCCCGCCTCGGCTCCCTCCGACGGCCACTTCCCGCTGGCCGGCGGGCCAGGGCTGCCGCGTCTCGGGCGCATGGCGGAGACGTCTCCACGGGCGCATGGCGGAGGTGCGGGTGCCGGCCGCTCCCCGTCACCCGGCGGGTGTACGCCGACGGCCGGGCCCGTCGGGGTCCGGCCGTCGTGGAGCGCTGCGGCTCAGTGGCTGTGTCCGGCCAGCTTCTCGCGGACGTCGTCCATGTCGAGGGCCTGGACCTGCTCGATCAGGTTCTCCAGGGCGGACTCGGGGAGGGCGCCGGGCTGGGCGAAGACGATGACGCCGTCGCGGATCGCCATGATGGTCGGGATCGAGCGGACGTCGAACTTGGCGGCCAGCTCCTGCTGCGCCTCGGTGTCGACCTTGCCGAACACGATCTCGGAGTGCTTGTCGGAGGAGCGCTCGTAGACCGGGGCGAACCGCTTGCACGGGCCGCACCAGTCGGCCCAGAAGTCGACCAGCACGATGCCGTCGCTGCCGGTCACCTCGTCGAAGTTTGCCGTGGTCAGCTCTACGGTTGCCATGAAAGTCTCCGATCGGCGCGGAATAGCTACGTCTGGTGGAACCAGGGCGTACCTCGTGGAATTCCCGGCCCGTCTCCGCCGAAACGTGCTCGTCACGGCGTTGCGCGGGTCACGTTCACATCGATGACGATGGTTCCTGCTCGCCGTTGCGGTACGCAAGTGCACGACGCATTTGCGTGACCGGTCGTGATGGGAGCGTTTCCAGGGAGATCGACACGATTGACCGGAACGAATGAGCAATCAGGCGGTTGACAAGCGGCAATCCGGCGTGCGGAGATCGCCGAGGTCCGGTCGACCGAGCACGCACAGTAGTGTTACGAAAAGGTAAATGTGACCTCCGTCTCTGTTCGGTTCGCCTTCCCGTACGGCAGAATCTTCCGCATCAGAGCGTGGGCGGCGGGTGCCGGGGAGGGCCCCGCCGCTCATTGCGTCTCCCCCCGGTTGTGGCGGATGTGACATTTCCGCACGCCCCGCGCCCCGCACCTCGCCTTAACACTCCATAAGGCATGCTGTGCCGAACTCCATCGCCGCCCGTCGAAGGGGACAAGGATGCAGTTCGGCCGCTACTACGAGGAGTTCGAGGTCGGCGCGGTCTACCGGCACTGGCCCGGCAAGACGGTCACCGAGTACGACGACCACCTCTTCTGCCTGCTCACCATGAACCACCACCCGCTGCACATGGACGCGCACTACGCCGAGACGGCTAGCCAGTTCAAGCGCAACGTGGTGGTCGGCAACTACATCTACTCCCTGCTGCTGGGCATGTCGGTGCCCGACGTCAGCGGCAAGGCCATCGCGAACCTCGAGGTGGAGTCCCTGCGGCACGTGGCGCCCACCTTCCACGGCGACACGATCTACGGCGAGACCACCGTGCTGGACAAGCGCGAGTCGTCCTCCAAGCCCGACCGGGGCGTGGTCTCCGTGGAGACCCGGGGCTACAACCAGGACGGCACGATGGTGTGCGTCTTCCGCCGCCGGGTGATGGTCCCGAAGAAGGAGTACGCGACGGCGGCGGTGCCCGAGGGCGTCGACCCGGAACGGCCCAGCTTCCCCGAGCCGCGCTGACCGACGGGCCCCTTCTCATCCGGGTTCCGGGTGGTAGGGGCCCTTTTTCCGATCCGGGGCATATGCTGGCGCCGGAGGTCCCCATGAGCCACTCCGTCGCCGGAGAGCCGTCCTCTGCCGGCCGCCGTGCCGCACCGCTGACCACCGCCGTCTACTCCGCCGCCGAGTGGGACCTGCTGACCAGCCTGCCCGGCCGCGTGATCGTGGCCGCCGCCGCGCCCGGCCCCGGACGGCCCCACCCGGGAGTCGCCGCCGGGCTCGCCGGCCTGGGCGCGGTCGCCGCCGGCCGGGCCTTCGACAGCGATCTCGTACGCGCGGTGGTCGCCGCCATCTACGCCCGGCACGACGGGGCGGGCGATCCCGTCGAGCGCCTCACCGACGTGGTGGACCTGCTCGCCGCCTGCCGCGCCGCGACCCGGGTGCTGCGGCGGCGGGCCGATCCCGCCGACTCGGCCGCGTACCGGCAGTGGGTGCAGTCGGTGGCGGCCCGGGTGTGCAGGGCGGCGACGGCCGGAGCCCCCGGGCTGCCGCCGGCCCCCGCCGACCGCCGCTTCCTCGACCGGCTCGGCGGCGCATTGGGGCTGCGCTGAACCGCCCCGGTCGACCTGGCGTCCGCCCTGTCGGTGCCATCCGCGTCGGCCCGGTCCGGTGCCGCGCCGGGGTCGCGACCCGGGGCGGGGTCCGTGGGCCGTACCCTGCGTGACCGTGACCGGAGACCAGCTCGACGTCGGCGTGGGACCGTGGCCCGGGGACCCACCGGACGACCCGCGGTACGACCCCGAGCTGCTCGCCGAGGGCGACCGGCGCAACGTCGTCGACCGGTACCGCTACTGGCGGCGCGAGGCCGTGGTGGCCGACCTGGACCGACGGCGGCACGACTTCCACGTCGCGATCGAGAACTGGCAGCACGACTTCAACATCGGCACGGTCGTCCGCAACGCCAACGCCTTCCTCGCCGCCGAGGTGCACGTCGTCGGCCGCCGGCGGTGGAACCGGCGCGGCGCCATGGTGACCGACCGCTACCAGCACGTCCGGCACCACGAGACCATCGAGGAGTTCGTCGCCTGGGCGGCCGGACGGGAGTTGCCGGTTGTCGGCATCGACAACCTGCCCGGCTCCCGGCCACTGGAGACCACCACCCTGCCCCGGCGCTGCGTCCTGCTGTTCGGGCAGGAGGGCCCCGGCCTGTCGGATCCGGCGCGTGCCGCCTGCGACCAGCTCTTCTCGATCGCCCAGTACGGCTCCACCCGGTCGATCAACGCCGGCGTGGCCAGCGGCATCGCCATGCACGCCTGGATCCGTACGCACGCCGGACCGCCGCCGGACTGACCGCCGCCACTCGCCGGGCTGCCTGCCGTCGCTCGCCGGCCTCGGGCTCGCCGGGGGACCTCAGCCGACCCGCCCCGGGAGGTGGTCGGCGGCACCGAAACCGGCGCTCCGCTTGACGGGGCGGCGTGTGGGGGTGACGGTGGGATGGTGAGTGTCGCGGTGAGTTGCCCCAAATGTGGTGGACCGGTGCGGGCGCCGGACCTGATGCACACCGAGTCGCGCTGCCTGGACTGCGGGCCGGTCTCCCCGCTGCACGTGCCCGAGCACATCGGGACCGAGATCGTGGCCAGCGTGGTGGAACGGATCGTCGCCGCCGCCGACCCGCCGACCCGGCCGAGGACGCCGCTGTGGTGCCCGTGGCCGCTGCCGACGGGCTGGACCATGACCGGCGTGGCGTACGCCGGCGACGACCGCACCGGGGTGCGCGCCACGGCGGTCGCCTGCGCCGGGCCGGAGCCGCTCGGCGGGGGTCCCGCGGACCTGGTCTTCGTCGCCGAGGAGCCGGGCGTCGGCCTGGGCACCCGGTTCGCGGGTCTGGCCGGCCCGGATCCGGGCCCGGAACTCGCGCAGGCGTTGACCGATCCCGGGCCGGGCCATCCGGAGCATGTCGGGCAGGCCAGGATCAAGGTGGCCGGTCATCCGACTCCACTGTGGCTCGTGAACTCCCCGACGGATCGAAGCGCGTACGCCGGCGAGGCTCGGGGATTGTGGCTCCATGCGATAGCCTGGCCGGCGAGTGCGGGTCACCTCCTCGCGGAAGAAGTCGTGTTGCACGACTTGACCGAGTGGACACCGCCCGAGCTCGTGTACGGCGCACCGTCTCCGTATCTGCACGGGAAGGCTTGACGGGCCCTAGGGCTTGACAGGCATCCCGGAATGTCGGAGAACGGACGCAGATATTCACTGTACGACACCACACTGATACTCTGGGTGCCGCTGCGGTAATGGGACCCGGCGCCGCGCGAGAGGATGGCCCGCCATGGTCAAGAAGGTCCTCACCTGGGCCGGAATCGCATTCTTGATCTTCTTCGTCGCATACCGGCCAAATTCTGCGGCGGACGTGTTCAAGTCACTGGGCGGCGGGATCATGGACATCGCCCAGGGGTTCGGCGACTTCTTCACCAGCCTCGTCGCCTAGCCGCCGATGGGAAACCCCTCCGGTCCACCCTTCGATCCCGACGATCCCGATCGGGAGCGCCGGGAGCGGGACACGGAGCCGATCCCCCGGATCGGCCCCGACGACGGGCCGGGCTACGGCACCGGTCCGGGTCTCTCCGACGGTCCCTCCCTCTCGGACGACGCCGGCTTCGGCGACGGCCCGGCGTACGCAGGGGAGGGGCGGTCCGGTCGGGCCTGGGTCCGTGACCCGGAGGCCGGCTACCAGCCACCGCAGATCTCCGAGGACGAGCTGGCCGGTCTGCGGGCCGACGCCGCCGGCATGGCGCCCCGCCGGGTGCTGCCGTTGGAGGACGAGCCCAGCTCGCTGGTGGCGCGCTACCTCTTCCCGACCGAGCGCTACCGGGGCGAGTGGAAGCGGCACTGGATCCACCTCTCCACCCCGCTGCTGGTCGGCATCGCCGCCACCTTCGTGCTGGGCTACCTCTCCGGCTTCCTCGCCGGGCAGGACGTGGGCGCGCTCACCACGATCGCGGTGCTG is drawn from Micromonospora sp. NBC_01740 and contains these coding sequences:
- a CDS encoding thiol-disulfide oxidoreductase DCC family protein, giving the protein MERSTFVYDGDCAFCTRCAEFIDRRIPTGVRVVPWQFADLDALGLSEAECEEAVQWVGADGSRAAGPDAIARLLRDSGPLWRVAGAGLAFPPVRAAAWPAYRWVARNRHRLPGGTAACALPQEARERLYGPSGRPAADA
- a CDS encoding HTTM domain-containing protein, with protein sequence MSRWLTEAVPRGRVAAFRTLIYLFVAADLVVFTPWVRTRVAVPGELYQPLLVGRVLPLPTPTQTLVTVVFWALLLLALLAATGRAPRLLGWAVFALYFEWMIVAMSYGKVDHDRFGLLVALAVLPTAGRARHGDTTRTEAGGWALRVTQIAVICTYFLAAWAKLRFGGLDWLTGSVLARAILRRGTELADLVASVPYLLIVAQFGIVAFELFSPVVFLLKERWRLATVGFFYSFHLVTVATITISFAPHLAAMTSFLPLERVRPVVWARRLLTRRGRDTAAPAGAAPALAGQASAAGRPDGP
- the trxA gene encoding thioredoxin, translated to MATVELTTANFDEVTGSDGIVLVDFWADWCGPCKRFAPVYERSSDKHSEIVFGKVDTEAQQELAAKFDVRSIPTIMAIRDGVIVFAQPGALPESALENLIEQVQALDMDDVREKLAGHSH
- a CDS encoding MaoC family dehydratase, which gives rise to MQFGRYYEEFEVGAVYRHWPGKTVTEYDDHLFCLLTMNHHPLHMDAHYAETASQFKRNVVVGNYIYSLLLGMSVPDVSGKAIANLEVESLRHVAPTFHGDTIYGETTVLDKRESSSKPDRGVVSVETRGYNQDGTMVCVFRRRVMVPKKEYATAAVPEGVDPERPSFPEPR
- a CDS encoding TrmH family RNA methyltransferase, translated to MTGDQLDVGVGPWPGDPPDDPRYDPELLAEGDRRNVVDRYRYWRREAVVADLDRRRHDFHVAIENWQHDFNIGTVVRNANAFLAAEVHVVGRRRWNRRGAMVTDRYQHVRHHETIEEFVAWAAGRELPVVGIDNLPGSRPLETTTLPRRCVLLFGQEGPGLSDPARAACDQLFSIAQYGSTRSINAGVASGIAMHAWIRTHAGPPPD
- a CDS encoding DUF6758 family protein, with protein sequence MVSVAVSCPKCGGPVRAPDLMHTESRCLDCGPVSPLHVPEHIGTEIVASVVERIVAAADPPTRPRTPLWCPWPLPTGWTMTGVAYAGDDRTGVRATAVACAGPEPLGGGPADLVFVAEEPGVGLGTRFAGLAGPDPGPELAQALTDPGPGHPEHVGQARIKVAGHPTPLWLVNSPTDRSAYAGEARGLWLHAIAWPASAGHLLAEEVVLHDLTEWTPPELVYGAPSPYLHGKA
- a CDS encoding PH domain-containing protein; translation: MGNPSGPPFDPDDPDRERRERDTEPIPRIGPDDGPGYGTGPGLSDGPSLSDDAGFGDGPAYAGEGRSGRAWVRDPEAGYQPPQISEDELAGLRADAAGMAPRRVLPLEDEPSSLVARYLFPTERYRGEWKRHWIHLSTPLLVGIAATFVLGYLSGFLAGQDVGALTTIAVLLWFAVMGWVAWKVADWWYDRFILTNKRVMVVNGIITRRVAMMPLVRVTDMKYEQSPTGRALNYGTFVLESAGQEQALREIKNLPNPNELYLRVVEEMYEPQAVEARLGKEADEAKADDGA